The nucleotide sequence GACGAGTTTAAAAAAACATTATGTTTTAATTGCTGAAACTTGATGCAAGTGAATAACAAATACTTAAAACTTGGTATGAGCAAGCGAAGAAAACTTATTTTCGGAACCTAAAACTTCAAACTTTTTGTGTGCCCCATACGAAATCCAACGAGATTGCGGATCGTGAGGCAATCGGCCATTTGCTGGGCAGGTGCGTGTCCCCATAAGTTTCCAATGGAGTGGGGTCATGCCCTAGTGGTATATTGTAAGGGCAGCGTCCTACTCGTGGACACATAGTAAAAGGATAAATTGGAGTTCAGTGGCATTCAAAGTGTACACTTTTGAACATGAAACCCTACTTATATCTTCCGATAAATAAAGATCTCTTTAGCGACTCATTTTCTTGTGCTTCACCCATGCATACCCTTGATCTAGAGACTAGAAAATGAATTCCACGACCAAACAGCTCCGCATATACGTGCTTAAACAGCCCAAAGTGGCAAAAGCCCAACGTGATTATACTTTCTTTCCCAGACCAACGTGCTTATACTTTGCAGAACTAAAGCTTCCGTAAATAATTCAGTATTTGGGGGCAAAGCATTGCCATCTTTGCATGGCCTACGTGTAAATCCAACCAGCGCTCGTGATTAACAACTCAAAATCTCATAATTAATTATACGGCTAATTAGCGCACGACTGCACGTGATGCCCCCTCCCTCTGCACCACCGTCAACACGCAGGCAACGTACGTGAACGACGTAGCACGATCGATCTTCTGTTTTGGGTCGTGTCACTGAACGGATTCCTCTTGCGGTCAGCGCCGATTGCGGTGGATTCCCCGCGGTAGTTTGTTTGGCTAAGATCAGATCACACGTACAGTAGTACTTATCCGATTCTGGGGTCCTTTCCTCTGGCGCGGATCTGTTTCCTCTGCGGAACAAACGTATCAGAGGATGTGGAAACGAACTACAACAACAACAAACTTCTTGGGCTTGGACTGCACCCAGTACGACTACTGCTCACGCTCATATGCGGAGATCTGGCACGTACTAGGTAGGCACGTGCCGTCACAACTCACAACAACACGCGGCGACTTGATCCCACGGGCGCACCGATGGTTGACTCCGGCGTGGCGATAGCTCTCGGCGTGGTCGGGCTCCTCGTGGCGGTGCTCGCGATCGCCTGGGCGGTGCGGTGCGCCGTCGCCCGGCGGCGCACCGAGGAGGCGAAGCAGGCCGTCGCCGTCGGCGCGGGGCTGCTGGACAAGGAGGCCGTCGTCGTCGACGTCGAGGCCAAGTGCGAGGAGCCGCCGCTCTGCGCGATATGCAAGGGGCCGCTGGCGGCGGGCGGGGGGAGGTGCCGGCGGCTGCGCGCGTGCGGCCACGTCTACCACGCCGAGTGCGTCGACCTGTGGCTCCAGCGGAAGCCGATCTGCCCGCTGTGCCGGGCCGGCGTCGTGCTCTCGCGGACGGACATCGTTGACGCCATCGTGTGAGCCGTCTGTGCAGGTCGTCGGTGCGGCGCGGCGCGGTGCACGGGCACGTGCGTGCGCTCTGCGCCGCCGTACGTCCTTCTGCAGTCCGCACACGCGGCCGTGTCCTCATCCGCGACCGTGCGTGCCTGCGTGCGTTGGGGAATTTTGCTCCTGACATAGGAAGACAATACTGGTAGTAGTTTTGTGTATTCGGAGGGAGGAAGATACTGTATTTGTTTCGTTGGTTCGCTCGCTTGTactcaaggatacgtgcaagcactTTTTGACAAGGATTTCTTTAGTGGTTTTTGACAAGCGTTATCTTACAGAAACACTAAAAATCTAGCATTTTTCATAGCAATTTATATCGGTGTGATGATGACCAATTTAGGTTGCAAGCACCACAATTTTCTGTAAGAAAAAATGAATTGAGGCGGATTTGCCATGCTCATCATCTAAACTCGTCATCCTCGAAGAACAAAGATTTAAATTGCTAGCTATATATGTGCTATAGGTTTTTGGGCACCATGCTACCCTTTATTTGGAAAAAAATAAGAATACATATTTGAAAGTTTCAGAAAAAATCGAAAACAGTTATGTGAAAACTTGTATGTATTCACTACAGATCCATGAAATTTGTTTCAAAAAAATGTAATTTGTAAGTtgtacaaaaaaacaaaaatctggcccaaaaacaaaaaaaagtggcCTATTTTGAAAATACATATTTGTCTTCTCTTTGAACAAACGTGTGAAAGTAAAATGTTGTGAAATTTTGCACATAAGTAGTATACATGTGTGTGCGTGTTTACAGGAAAAAACAATTATTTTGCGCTTTAGAAAATGGTTTCTTTGAAACGGCCACCGTGGTGCTCGTGCACAATTAGCAATTTTTGCAAATAGTTGTGCTATTTGGCATAGCTCGCTAGTAGTTATAACTAAAGctattattttgtaagtgtgtaTGGACCAATAATAGCTTGTAATCATTTGGACCTACAAATTTAATCCAAACGGCCAGTTATTAAATGAAATACAAAAATAATAACGCCCACACGTATGGCAAACATTGCAACTCACCCATATGTCTGGCTCATCGTCCAGTtaagtttgcacgaatcttgacacatcGATGTAGTTTTCACGTGTCACGTAGGACAAGGCcagtgtgtgggcgttggagaagTCGCCCACACGCCCAACATCACGCGGTTGCCAGCTGCATTGTGTGGGCAAACTAGTTTCTGCTCACACAGCCACCACCTAGTTCacgcgcgtgtgggcgaactgcttttgCCCACATGACAGTCATATGttgttggatggcaactgcagttgcgtgtACATAGCAACTATGATCGCTAGACGGCAATTACAGTTGCGCGTACATGGCAATCAGATAAACATACATGTCAACTGTGATTAACCACTAGTGGCAACTaagtaaacacacatgacaactattgtttgaccatatgttgcaagtagttaatcacacacgacaaCTATGATTTGATTACACGTGGCAACTACTATAAATtatacatggcaactatagttaaccaaaacagagagaGTTGTCATGCTTTTACAATCATATTTGCCATCCTGAATAACTACAACTGTCATCTCGAATGGCAgctaaatcgtcatcccgcgggtATTTAATGTAGCTACGCCAGGAGGTGTGGGCATATTTGCTTCATGCTACACGCATGGCAGCAGCAGGGCCAGCGCCCGGTGACCCTGGGCACTTGCCCGGGCTCGCTCGGTACGCTCCAGCTACGATGACCCGGCTACGTTGGCAAAACTCGTCAACGCATCGTGCTTTTACCCGGGCAGTTGGGCTGGTTGTCTGATCAGCTAATGAGCTTTTTTTTCCTTCCGTAATTATCCAATGGTTGGTCGATCGCTCCACCTCCCCACGACCCCGTCTGTTCCTCTGTTCCAGGCGGCGGCACCCTGATCGGAGACGAAATGGCGGCGTATGGAGGCTGGCCTGGGCTGGGCGTGTGGCCGGCGATGGGCTGATCCATCACAGGAACAGCTTGTTACATCATCGGCCAGTGGCTGCTTGTCCGTTCCTTCGTGATTACTCATTAGGTAAGATTGCTAACTTTTGGAGATTGATATTAGGATTTAAATTTCGAGGTTAGAGCATGCGGAGATCGTCATTGAGTTTATATATTACTTCAATTGAAAATTACATTTGTATGATAACTATGTTCATAATTTCACTTCGTTTAGAATTGGTTTGGGATTTTGGTGCTATTTTATATGTTCTATACTCAAATCAAGGTTTATTTTTACTGTTCAATTTTTTTGGAAACCAATGGATTACCTGATATTTCTTTGGAACCTGTTTTTTTTGCTACACATTTAGGTACCGTGAAATAAAATCTGTATGCATCTCTTAACACAAAATAACCCCTAGGCTGGTGGAAGTGCTTTCGAGGTCGCATGATCAATTACCCGTCTTGCCAGCATACGTCAAACCCGCGCATTAGGGAAAGGATTGACTTGTATTGACCACTAGAATGCAAACAGATTTGTGTATACAAATGGTTAAATATTATATATTCCGCttataaataaatttgaaattaaaaGTTTATTTAAATGCTTTCAGGCAAAAAAAGCCAAAAAATCAAGAATTTTCAAAAACCAGTTCTTTCGCCTCCTACAGAAAACCTGGCATCAAGAAAAAAATACATGAGCCGAACACCCAAAATTTTCAGATTATACACTTAGGCTTAAACTTGCCCGGGCATCACAAaattcctggctccgcccctgacgCACGGGATGGGGATAAGTAGTACTTGTTGGGTGTGTGGCACGAAATAGCTACGCCCACACGTATGGACAATTCTATTGTTCACTCACACACAGCTCATATGGACTGTCCCCCGTTCATGCCACACAGTGTGTGGATGAATGCCTATTATGCTCCATATGTAATGAATATCAACGGCCATGAAATAACATGAAAAATTCAATCTTTCGCAGGAAGTTGTTCTATCTTGAAGTTTTGGTTGGATGGCAACTGCTTGAATGCAAGTCCCACCATGACTCACGATGTCGCAACCAAGAAACAAAATAAACCATATATCTATAAGTTAAATAGTTAATGATGGATTCAGTTTAGTCCTTGCTTGGCCAATGTATTTTTTTTACACACATTTTCTCCTTTTTCTTTAAGGATGCTACTGTAAATAGCTTCCGTGATAGCTCGTGATATCTTACATAGCTATAGCTTATACATCACCACCATGACGCGAAAAAGGTGATTTAAAACCTTTTGTGGGAACATAATTTGCCATTAAACATTTGGTTTGCCATTGTCAAAAATCTGACGTCAGCTTTGTACTGGAATTTGTATCTTATTATACTTGCCTTTTCCTTTTTGTAGGGGTGTTCTCGAGTTTTTcttatattttttttaaatcaacgAGTTTTTCTAATCTTGCTCATCTGAATTAACCGACGAAGCAATTTCACAATTTAGATGCTCCGTGGCCCCCTTTACGACATGGGTCGTCATGCTATTTTGTAGAAAACCCCCTGATGATTTCGGTAATCAACCCATAGTCTAGTTTTAGGTTAGATTTTGTTTTGGGGGAAAACCCTATGATGTTTGGGATAATCAACCCGAAGTACATATCAAATGATTTTTTAAAACATCCATATCTTTTAAGCCCTAACTTCAAATTTTAACATTTAATATATGAAATTATCAAAAAAATGTGTAGAATTTGAATATGATATTATTTTACCTAGTAACCATATTAATATTTGTGGTGCAACCTTAGTCAATAGAGCAAGACCCGTCTTTGTTTCGTACCAGTGTCGATTCGGATTGAAAATGAACACCTCAGCAAACCACCAAGATTGGAGACCAAATAAATCATTTATAACCACACACGCAATCATCGCCAAAATCTCACAGAAAAAATATTCTTATGTTATGccgagagagacgccttaggattgacAACATTCAAATGCATTGTGATTGTGTGAGCATTGAGGCCGCCGTCGGCGATGGTTGGAATGAGGATAACCAGAACCACACATGAGATATTGTGTGTTGAAATAAAGGACAAGGACCTATTGGGGTCTTCACTCAAAGTTATTTGGTTCGGGGAGTGGTATTTTTTCCCGATGCAACGCATGGGCTCTTTTGCTAATAAATCTCTCATTCCAGACCTGCTAAAATTACAAATGGCTAGCTAGCATGGTTGGCCCAacaaacacaaacaaacaaatcatgGGCGACTCAATGACAAATAAGACGCATGCTGCATCAAGTTCTCGGCCTTTCGCATGTTCCGAGTGACCAAAACTGGGCCGGACATTTATCAATTAGCTTCGATTTTGGGTAAATTGTGCATAGGTGGCCCGGCCCGAAGCCCAACGATCGGCCGGCTCGGGCCTCACTTTCCAGCCCACAGCGTGGCTTGAAGCCTAGAAAAAGCCCAGTG is from Triticum aestivum cultivar Chinese Spring chromosome 3A, IWGSC CS RefSeq v2.1, whole genome shotgun sequence and encodes:
- the LOC123058732 gene encoding RING-H2 finger protein ATL56-like translates to MVDSGVAIALGVVGLLVAVLAIAWAVRCAVARRRTEEAKQAVAVGAGLLDKEAVVVDVEAKCEEPPLCAICKGPLAAGGGRCRRLRACGHVYHAECVDLWLQRKPICPLCRAGVVLSRTDIVDAIV